The Vicia villosa cultivar HV-30 ecotype Madison, WI linkage group LG1, Vvil1.0, whole genome shotgun sequence genome includes a region encoding these proteins:
- the LOC131627391 gene encoding BTB/POZ domain-containing protein At2g24240, which produces MAVKNDRVKFNVGGRVFETTATTLANAGRNSMLGAMLDENWNLLDNGSERFIDRNADCFSVILDLLRTGELYIPQNVPEKLLYREALFYGVLDHVRSAKWGQFDGNRLRLSRSVQGQAPGDGTAIRAGPDGGCCVAHGCMVHVYDWMLDQHNPLNLDYQRVNDVGWVDPNNIVIGVSERLGRGDGGMGLFSSHNGELRYKFQVSHENHVKSYTAGALSFSSDYKIFSSCKGRSNEYGVGVWDQVTGKQVDFFYEPLGWSLGDADKLQWLEGSNCLLVATMFPRKDNCYISLLDFREKKMVWCWSDIGSTLVVDEKRVRDAIAMEDNNSICVVNEFEELGFMDLRSSAAASVRWSSRSRLMKGKMPEEPCYPKLALHGGQLFSSMNDCISVFCGPEWVLTSRLRRSYGGSICDFSIGGDRLFALHSEENVFDIWETPTPPII; this is translated from the coding sequence atggCGGTGAAAAACGATAGGGTGAAATTCAATGTTGGAGGCAGAGTATTTGAAACGACAGCAACAACACTTGCAAATGCTGGGAGGAATTCCATGTTGGGTGCAATGTTGGATGAGAATTGGAATCTGTTAGATAATGGAAGTGAGAGATTCATCGATCGTAACGCAGATTGCTTCTCTGTTATCTTGGATCTGTTACGAACAGGTGAACTTTACATTCCACAGAATGTACCTGAGAAGCTTTTATACAGAGAAGCTTTGTTTTATGGTGTTCTAGACCATGTTCGGTCTGCGAAATGGGGTCAATTTGATGGGAACAGGTTAAGGTTGTCTAGGTCTGTTCAAGGACAGGCACCTGGTGATGGAACAGCGATTCGAGCTGGTCCAGATGGTGGCTGTTGTGTTGCTCATGGTTGCATGGTTCATGTTTATGATTGGATGTTAGATCAACACAATCCTCTTAACCTTGATTACCAAAGAGTCAATGATGTTGGTTGGGTTGACCCTAACAATATTGTTATAGGTGTGAGTGAAAGACTTGGTCGTGGTGATGGTGGAATGGGTTTGTTTAGTTCACATAATGGTGAGCTTAGGTACAAGTTTCAAGTGAGTCATGAAAATCATGTTAAGAGTTACACTGCTGGTGCTTTGAGTTTTAGTTCTGATTACAAGATTTTTTCGAGTTGTAAAGGGAGAAGTAATGAATATGGTGTTGGTGTTTGGGATCAAGTTACTGGTAAAcaagttgattttttttatgaGCCTTTAGGTTGGTCGCTCGGCGATGCTGATAAACTTCAATGGTTAGAGGGGAGTAACTGTTTGTTAGTTGCAACGATGTTTCCGAGAAAAGATAACTGTTATATTAGTCTTTTGGATTTCAGAGAGAAGAAAATGGTTTGGTGTTGGTCTGATATAGGTTCTACATTGGTTGTGGATGAGAAAAGGGTGAGAGATGCTATAGCAATGGAGGATAATAATTCAATTTGTGTGGTGAATGAGTTTGAGGAGTTAGGTTTCATGGATTTGAGAAGTTCGGCTGCTGCGAGTGTGAGGTGGAGTTCGAGAAGTAGGTTGATGAAAGGGAAGATGCCTGAAGAACCATGTTACCCTAAATTGGCTTTGCATGGTGGACAGCTTTTCTCGTCCATGAATGATTGTATTTCGGTGTTTTGTGGCCCTGAATGGGTCTTAACGTCGAGACTTCGACGTAGCTATGGTGGGTCAATCTGTGATTTTTCCATTGGAGGTGATAGGCTTTTTGCACTTCATAGTGAAGAGAATGTTTTTGATATATGGGAGACTCCAACACCACCAATTATATGA